A window of Candidatus Hydrogenedentota bacterium contains these coding sequences:
- a CDS encoding PSD1 domain-containing protein has product MKTYAFTLFIAAGAFAATGHAAAEAAAPGDPIQFNQDIRPILSDKCFACHGPDDATRKAGLRLDSLDGATAALKSGKQAIVPSDPAASVLIARITAEDPNDRMPPADHPKQLTTNDIDVLTRWIAEGAPWEEHWSFQPIIRPELPETPNPAWVKNPVDAFILHRMAAKGVSPAPEADKRTLVRRLYLDLTGLPPTIEQVEAFMADPRHDAYERLADRLLDSTEHAEHLARYWLDAARYSDTNGYHIDNERYMWPWRDWVIRAFQENKPFNDFTVEQLAGDLLTSPSKDQLIASGFNRNHMINFEGGIIPEEYQTAYVMDRVDATSTVWLGLTMACVQCHEHKYDPISHDEYYKMYAFFNTIEEQGIDGRDGNAVPLLRASTDTQDAKLARFNERVRTLEEAMDGPMPEVDAAQAAWEEASRARLQNKWRVLTPASAASTGGSNLTVQEDGSVLAGGENPAADTYEIEYALTESGITGLRLELLPDPASPNASIGRSDNGNVVISEIEVETGAATGDPNFQRLEFVSADVDYAQPNLGIAKAIDGKPETGYGAGGHEAPGARTAVFVPRAPFGYASGTRLKLRIRHESEFAQHAAARVRLAVTANQDMALARLDQWYIAGPYTAADGDAAYNTAFEPEQGIDLEATYPDGRQKWQLAVPGYEDGKIHSLSGRVCATYLYRKVIAPTARKTTLSVGSNDAVKIWLNGRVVHDNNTQRGVAADQDRVEVNLEAGENELLMKVVNYGNAYAFYFKNTNEQTGEFPIGIELALAKAPDARTDAESAQLRTFYRRANSPQWRDLDAQLAQSREERTAFEKTLPTSMVMREMAEPRETFVLLRGQYDAYGEKVEPGVPAVLPPMPEEAPKNRLGLAEWLVSPNHPLTSRVTINRFWQQYFGAGLVRTAEDFGSQGEMPSHPALLDWLAAEFMESGWDVRHMHRLIVTSATYRQSSARRPELKEIPGGERLIATGPRFRLDAEVVRDNALAVSGLLRKDVGGPSVRPYQPLGLWEEVAYGAGFTAQKFELGDMPHLHRRSMYTFWKRTSPPPTMMLFDAPNRETCTVKRSRSNTPLQALALLNDPQFVEAARFLAERMLTEAGDSPEVRINHAFLLTLARPARPEEMAVLRGLYEKERAAFASEPARATDLLAVGMAPANPDLDPGELAAWSTVASVILNMDETITKT; this is encoded by the coding sequence ATGAAAACATACGCATTCACTCTTTTCATTGCCGCCGGCGCATTTGCGGCCACCGGCCACGCCGCCGCCGAAGCCGCCGCCCCGGGCGATCCCATCCAGTTCAACCAGGACATTCGCCCCATCCTGTCCGACAAATGCTTCGCATGCCACGGGCCCGACGACGCCACCAGAAAGGCCGGTCTGCGCCTCGATTCGCTCGACGGAGCCACGGCCGCGTTGAAATCCGGAAAGCAGGCCATCGTGCCCAGCGACCCCGCGGCAAGCGTGCTCATCGCCCGGATCACCGCCGAAGACCCCAATGACCGGATGCCCCCGGCGGACCACCCCAAGCAACTGACCACGAACGATATCGATGTCCTTACCCGCTGGATCGCCGAGGGAGCCCCGTGGGAGGAACACTGGTCCTTCCAGCCCATCATTCGCCCCGAACTCCCGGAAACCCCCAATCCCGCCTGGGTCAAGAACCCGGTGGACGCCTTCATCCTCCACCGCATGGCCGCTAAAGGCGTGTCGCCCGCACCCGAAGCCGACAAAAGAACCCTGGTGCGCCGCCTCTACCTCGACCTCACCGGCCTTCCCCCCACCATCGAGCAGGTGGAGGCCTTTATGGCGGACCCCCGGCATGACGCCTACGAACGCCTGGCCGACCGCCTCCTCGATTCCACCGAGCATGCCGAGCACCTCGCCCGCTACTGGCTCGACGCCGCACGCTACTCCGACACCAACGGCTACCATATCGACAACGAGCGCTACATGTGGCCCTGGCGCGATTGGGTCATCCGCGCGTTCCAGGAAAACAAGCCCTTCAACGATTTCACCGTCGAACAGCTCGCCGGCGACCTGCTCACAAGCCCCTCCAAGGACCAGCTCATCGCCAGCGGATTCAACCGCAACCACATGATCAACTTCGAAGGCGGCATCATCCCGGAGGAATACCAGACCGCCTACGTCATGGACCGCGTCGACGCCACCAGCACCGTCTGGCTCGGCCTCACCATGGCCTGCGTCCAGTGCCACGAACACAAATACGACCCGATCTCCCACGACGAGTACTACAAGATGTACGCGTTCTTCAACACCATTGAAGAACAGGGCATCGACGGGCGCGACGGCAACGCGGTTCCCCTCCTGCGCGCCTCCACCGATACGCAGGACGCCAAACTCGCCCGCTTCAATGAGCGCGTGCGCACCCTCGAAGAGGCCATGGACGGGCCCATGCCCGAGGTGGACGCGGCCCAGGCGGCCTGGGAAGAAGCCAGCCGCGCGCGCCTACAGAACAAATGGCGCGTCCTCACCCCCGCCAGCGCGGCCTCCACCGGCGGATCGAACCTCACCGTACAGGAAGACGGCTCCGTACTCGCCGGCGGTGAAAACCCGGCCGCGGACACCTACGAAATCGAGTACGCGCTCACTGAATCCGGAATCACCGGCCTGCGCCTCGAACTCCTGCCCGATCCCGCATCTCCCAACGCCTCGATCGGGCGCTCCGACAACGGCAATGTCGTCATCAGCGAAATCGAGGTCGAAACCGGAGCCGCAACCGGCGATCCCAACTTCCAGCGCCTCGAATTCGTCTCCGCCGATGTCGACTACGCCCAGCCCAACCTCGGCATCGCCAAAGCCATCGACGGAAAACCCGAAACCGGATACGGAGCCGGCGGACACGAGGCGCCCGGAGCCCGAACCGCCGTCTTTGTCCCGCGCGCGCCCTTTGGATACGCTTCCGGCACGCGCCTCAAGCTGCGCATCCGGCACGAAAGCGAGTTCGCGCAGCACGCCGCCGCGCGCGTACGCCTCGCCGTCACCGCCAACCAGGACATGGCCCTGGCCCGCCTCGACCAGTGGTATATCGCCGGCCCCTACACCGCCGCCGACGGCGACGCCGCCTACAACACCGCCTTCGAGCCGGAACAGGGAATCGACCTGGAAGCCACCTACCCCGACGGGCGACAGAAGTGGCAGCTCGCCGTGCCCGGCTATGAAGACGGCAAGATTCATTCCCTGAGCGGACGTGTCTGCGCAACCTATCTCTACCGCAAGGTCATCGCCCCGACCGCCCGCAAAACCACCCTCTCCGTCGGCAGCAACGACGCCGTCAAGATCTGGCTCAACGGGCGCGTCGTCCACGACAACAACACGCAGCGCGGCGTCGCGGCGGACCAGGATCGCGTCGAAGTGAACCTGGAAGCCGGCGAGAACGAACTGCTCATGAAGGTCGTCAACTACGGCAACGCCTACGCCTTCTATTTCAAGAACACCAACGAACAAACCGGCGAGTTCCCCATCGGCATCGAACTCGCCCTGGCGAAGGCCCCCGACGCCCGCACCGACGCCGAATCCGCCCAGCTCCGCACCTTCTACCGCCGCGCAAACTCCCCGCAGTGGCGGGACCTCGACGCGCAACTGGCTCAGTCCCGCGAAGAGCGCACCGCGTTCGAGAAAACACTCCCCACCTCCATGGTGATGCGCGAAATGGCCGAGCCCCGCGAGACCTTTGTCCTCCTGCGCGGCCAGTACGACGCCTACGGCGAAAAAGTCGAACCCGGCGTCCCCGCGGTCCTGCCGCCCATGCCGGAGGAAGCCCCGAAAAACCGTCTCGGCCTGGCCGAGTGGCTCGTCAGCCCCAACCACCCGCTCACCTCCCGCGTGACCATCAATCGCTTCTGGCAGCAATACTTCGGGGCCGGCCTCGTCCGCACCGCCGAGGATTTCGGCTCCCAGGGCGAAATGCCCAGCCACCCGGCCCTCCTCGACTGGCTCGCCGCCGAATTCATGGAAAGCGGCTGGGACGTGCGCCACATGCACCGCCTGATCGTCACCTCCGCCACCTACCGCCAGTCCTCCGCGCGACGCCCCGAGTTGAAGGAAATCCCCGGCGGTGAGCGCCTCATCGCCACGGGGCCGCGCTTCCGCCTCGACGCCGAGGTCGTGCGCGACAACGCCCTCGCCGTGAGCGGCCTCCTCCGCAAGGACGTCGGCGGACCGAGCGTCCGCCCCTACCAGCCGCTCGGCCTCTGGGAAGAGGTCGCCTACGGAGCCGGCTTCACCGCCCAGAAGTTTGAGCTGGGCGACATGCCCCACCTGCACCGGCGAAGCATGTACACCTTCTGGAAGCGCACCAGCCCGCCGCCCACCATGATGCTCTTCGACGCCCCCAACCGAGAGACCTGCACCGTTAAGCGAAGCCGCTCCAACACCCCCCTCCAGGCCCTCGCGCTCCTGAACGACCCCCAGTTCGTCGAGGCCGCCCGATTCCTGGCCGAGCGCATGCTGACCGAGGCCGGCGATTCGCCCGAAGTGCGCATCAACCACGCCTTCCTCCTCACACTGGCGCGCCCCGCGCGGCCCGAAGAAATGGCCGTCCTCCGCGGCCTCTACGAAAAGGAGCGCGCGGCCTTCGCAAGCGAGCCGGCGCGCGCAACCGATCTCCTGGCCGTCGGAATGGCCCCCGCCAACCCCGATCTCGACCCCGGCGAGCTCGCCGCCTGGAGTACGGTCGCAAGCGTGATTCTCAACATGGACGAAACCATTACAAAGACCTGA
- a CDS encoding DUF5011 domain-containing protein, with the protein MGLRAARPLAGILLLFTLAAGDPAAATPLDDYVAAPDPTYSYELLSTSPGAGYTSHIYTMNSQTWRTAAEVDRPVWQHWIRVAVPDVRDHDKAMMFIGGSRNGGDPPTAADANLGAIAAATGAIVAEIRMIPNQRIRFLDETDYRYVTIGRTEDELIAYTWDKYLKTGDANWLARLPMTKAVVRAMDTVETEFGVTGFFVTGASKRGWTTWTTAAVDSRVGAIAPMVIDVLNVVPSMQHHYNAYGDWSLSIQDYADMGLMNVLHSEGFQRMMDIVDPYAYRERLTMPKFIINSTGDQFFLPDSSKFYFDDLAGEKHLRMMPNTDHGLGSPDTYNDLTAYFDAYLNDVPRPEFTWAIQENGAIRIETQTPPTRVLLWQAANPEARDFRQEIIGNAWTSATLSSQGGGVYIAQVPEPARGWRAFFAELEFESGLAQPFQFTTGVSVVPDTLPFENENIRPEITDPTPLDDYVNAPDANYSYSLVSEVDREGYTSRIYTMNSQVWRDESEVDRPLWQHWLMVAIPDDLLHDDALMWIGGRDNDDPMPAEVRPEHGALAASTRSIVAEVRMIPNQELRFADETDPRYLEAGREEDELIAYAWDKFRTTKDPLWLPRLPMTKAVVRAMDTIQAEFTSIHGFMAAGNSKRGWTTWTVAAVDPRIRAIAPHVIDLLNLVPSFEHHYAAYGDWADAVGDYVDMNIFEWFQGPDFQDLLDIVEPYSYRDRYTMPKFIINSAGDEFFLPDSSQFYWDDLVGQKYLRYVPNTTHSLNQEAFQDFSAYYGSYLFNTPRPKFSWTKTADGRLVVQTETQPTRVLLWQSTNPAARNFIGAAYTSTVLQSQGGGVYVGSVPTPANGWTAFFVELEFPNGEFPARSLNLPPFRFTTEVSVLPDVLPFDPPGEGEGEGEGEGEGEGEGEGEGEGEGEGEGEGEGEGEGEGEGEGEGEGEGEGEGPADTTPPVITLLGGELVQLECGAPFSDPGVLASDNVDGDITARVVIGGDTVRSNTPGIYGISYAVADAAGNTASTSRIVVVQDTAPPAIRLLGALRITIRCGDIYDEPGAIAEDACEGEIPVEIVNELDPLTPGEYAVRYQAVDRFGNTAQATRVVVVRDAAPQITLLGDSEVLLECGAPYEEAGAQAIDPCEGDLEYRIVSNVDVNTIGEYTVTYITSDAAGRTATAERIVSVQNLSPPLITLAGESVFSLDCGTFYRDPGVSAMDSCGNALLVSSDAASVLDTDIAGEYTITYTAEDATGNLAVTTRTVRVQGTGCAGARPVCPLEGVTLLAPAGDIVIPPGQPDFDLTLTAKPAYGVTLSPAGCDTGDIVMSYVIGALIQSSTDQPAAFPVTYTLPPGVYTAVAAAEDQITLGAVQDLRTFAVRSAPDRDADGVLDDPFGHLVAEGDRWYAPISGQEGAAQMITWFGPCDNAPGDNLLLEIPHPAATGEVLVIAISRDLIACGEQGLLLVKLADDMRTLIGPNATGHLPAAPANKLDTAPYFAIALAASQDGGITFAPISAAALQARPISVSLRGVGGAVATARFAAYPAQLALGIEGNMLLRATEAAWSADGISGLLAVNGALNATLARGAILTMVAPEGSEPIKEDGMACAPAAHPGASPLAELALIAALIATLLGLTRLTRSPRPNH; encoded by the coding sequence ATGGGTTTGCGCGCAGCCAGGCCGTTGGCCGGAATCCTCCTTCTATTCACCCTCGCCGCCGGCGACCCAGCCGCCGCCACCCCGCTCGATGACTATGTCGCCGCGCCGGACCCCACCTATTCCTACGAATTGCTGAGCACCTCCCCCGGTGCGGGCTACACCTCCCATATCTACACCATGAATTCACAGACCTGGCGGACCGCCGCCGAGGTCGACCGGCCCGTCTGGCAGCACTGGATTCGCGTCGCCGTCCCCGATGTGCGCGATCACGACAAGGCCATGATGTTCATCGGCGGCAGCCGAAACGGCGGCGACCCGCCAACCGCCGCCGATGCCAACCTCGGCGCAATCGCCGCCGCAACCGGAGCCATCGTCGCCGAAATCCGCATGATCCCCAATCAGCGTATCCGTTTCCTCGACGAAACCGACTACCGCTACGTGACCATCGGCCGTACCGAAGACGAGCTCATCGCCTACACCTGGGACAAATACCTCAAGACCGGCGACGCCAACTGGCTCGCGCGCCTCCCCATGACCAAGGCCGTCGTACGCGCCATGGATACCGTCGAAACCGAATTCGGCGTCACCGGATTCTTCGTCACCGGAGCCTCAAAACGCGGCTGGACCACCTGGACCACCGCCGCCGTGGACAGCCGGGTCGGCGCGATCGCCCCCATGGTGATCGATGTCCTCAACGTCGTCCCCAGCATGCAGCACCACTACAACGCCTACGGCGACTGGTCCCTCTCCATACAGGACTACGCGGACATGGGGCTCATGAATGTACTCCACTCCGAAGGCTTCCAGCGGATGATGGACATCGTGGACCCCTACGCCTACCGCGAACGCCTCACCATGCCCAAGTTCATCATCAACTCCACCGGCGACCAGTTCTTCCTGCCCGACTCCTCCAAGTTCTACTTCGACGATCTGGCCGGCGAAAAGCACCTGCGCATGATGCCCAACACCGACCACGGCCTCGGCTCGCCGGATACCTACAACGACCTCACGGCCTACTTCGACGCCTACCTCAATGACGTGCCCCGCCCCGAGTTCACCTGGGCAATCCAGGAAAATGGCGCCATTCGCATTGAGACCCAGACCCCGCCAACCCGGGTCCTCCTGTGGCAGGCCGCAAACCCCGAAGCCCGCGACTTCCGCCAGGAGATCATCGGAAACGCCTGGACCAGCGCCACCCTCTCCAGCCAGGGCGGCGGCGTATACATCGCCCAGGTCCCCGAACCCGCCCGCGGATGGCGCGCCTTCTTCGCCGAGCTCGAATTCGAAAGCGGCCTCGCCCAACCCTTCCAGTTCACCACCGGCGTCAGCGTCGTGCCGGATACACTCCCCTTTGAAAACGAAAACATACGCCCCGAAATCACGGATCCAACCCCCCTCGACGACTACGTCAACGCCCCCGACGCCAACTATTCCTACAGCCTCGTGAGCGAGGTTGATCGCGAAGGCTACACCTCGCGCATCTACACCATGAACTCGCAGGTATGGCGCGACGAATCCGAGGTCGACCGGCCCCTCTGGCAGCACTGGCTGATGGTCGCCATACCCGACGACCTCCTCCACGACGACGCGCTCATGTGGATCGGCGGGCGCGACAACGATGACCCCATGCCAGCGGAAGTCCGCCCCGAGCATGGCGCCCTCGCCGCAAGCACGCGCTCCATCGTCGCCGAAGTCCGCATGATCCCCAACCAGGAACTGCGATTCGCCGATGAAACCGACCCGCGCTACCTGGAAGCCGGCCGCGAGGAGGACGAACTCATCGCTTACGCCTGGGACAAGTTCCGCACCACCAAGGACCCCCTCTGGCTGCCCCGCCTCCCCATGACCAAGGCCGTCGTACGCGCCATGGACACCATACAGGCCGAGTTTACCAGTATCCACGGCTTCATGGCCGCCGGCAACTCCAAGCGCGGATGGACCACCTGGACCGTCGCCGCCGTCGACCCGAGAATTCGCGCCATCGCCCCCCACGTCATCGATCTACTCAATCTGGTCCCCAGTTTCGAGCACCACTACGCCGCCTACGGCGATTGGGCCGACGCCGTCGGCGACTACGTCGACATGAACATCTTCGAATGGTTCCAGGGACCCGACTTCCAGGACCTGCTCGACATCGTGGAGCCCTACAGCTACCGCGACCGCTACACCATGCCAAAATTCATCATCAACTCCGCCGGCGACGAGTTCTTCCTGCCGGACTCCTCCCAGTTCTACTGGGATGATCTCGTGGGCCAGAAATACCTGCGCTACGTACCCAACACCACCCACAGCCTCAACCAGGAAGCCTTTCAGGACTTCTCCGCCTATTACGGCTCCTACCTGTTCAATACACCACGGCCCAAGTTCTCCTGGACCAAGACCGCCGACGGGCGGCTCGTTGTCCAAACGGAGACCCAGCCCACCCGTGTGCTGCTCTGGCAATCGACCAACCCCGCCGCCCGCAATTTCATCGGCGCTGCCTACACCAGCACCGTGCTCCAGAGCCAGGGCGGCGGCGTCTACGTCGGCAGCGTGCCAACGCCCGCGAACGGCTGGACCGCATTCTTCGTGGAACTGGAATTCCCGAATGGCGAGTTTCCCGCCCGCTCCCTGAATCTACCGCCCTTCCGCTTCACCACCGAGGTCAGCGTCCTCCCGGATGTACTGCCCTTTGACCCGCCGGGCGAAGGTGAAGGCGAAGGCGAAGGCGAAGGCGAAGGTGAAGGCGAGGGTGAAGGCGAGGGTGAAGGCGAAGGCGAAGGTGAAGGTGAAGGTGAAGGTGAAGGTGAAGGCGAGGGCGAGGGTGAAGGCGAGGGTGAAGGCGAGGGCGAAGGCGAAGGGCCCGCGGACACCACGCCGCCCGTTATCACCCTGCTCGGCGGCGAGCTCGTGCAACTCGAATGCGGCGCCCCCTTCTCCGACCCCGGTGTGCTCGCATCCGATAATGTGGATGGCGATATCACCGCCAGAGTCGTCATCGGCGGCGATACCGTCCGAAGCAATACGCCCGGCATTTACGGCATCTCCTACGCCGTCGCGGATGCCGCTGGCAACACCGCAAGCACAAGCCGGATCGTGGTCGTCCAGGACACCGCCCCGCCCGCCATCCGCCTGCTCGGTGCCCTCCGCATTACGATCCGCTGCGGCGACATCTACGACGAGCCCGGAGCCATCGCGGAAGACGCCTGCGAGGGCGAAATTCCCGTCGAGATCGTGAACGAGCTCGATCCCCTGACGCCCGGCGAGTACGCCGTGCGCTACCAGGCCGTGGACCGATTCGGAAACACCGCACAGGCCACCCGCGTCGTCGTCGTTCGCGACGCCGCCCCCCAGATTACCCTCCTCGGCGACTCGGAAGTCCTGCTCGAATGCGGCGCGCCCTACGAAGAGGCCGGCGCCCAGGCCATCGACCCCTGCGAGGGCGATCTCGAATACCGCATCGTCTCCAACGTCGACGTGAACACCATCGGCGAGTACACCGTAACCTACATCACATCGGACGCCGCCGGACGCACCGCCACCGCGGAACGGATCGTGTCCGTCCAAAACCTCTCCCCGCCCCTCATCACTTTGGCCGGCGAATCCGTCTTCTCCCTCGACTGCGGGACCTTCTACCGCGATCCCGGCGTATCCGCCATGGACAGCTGCGGCAACGCCCTGCTCGTCTCCAGCGACGCCGCCAGCGTCCTCGACACCGATATCGCCGGAGAATACACCATCACCTACACCGCCGAAGACGCCACCGGAAACCTGGCCGTCACTACGCGCACCGTCCGCGTTCAGGGGACGGGATGCGCCGGCGCGCGACCCGTGTGCCCCCTCGAGGGCGTCACCCTCCTCGCCCCCGCCGGCGATATCGTCATCCCGCCCGGCCAGCCAGACTTCGATCTCACGCTGACCGCCAAACCGGCCTATGGCGTGACCCTGAGCCCCGCCGGCTGCGACACGGGCGATATCGTGATGAGTTACGTTATCGGCGCGCTCATTCAATCCTCCACCGACCAGCCCGCCGCATTCCCCGTGACCTATACCCTCCCCCCGGGCGTCTACACCGCCGTCGCCGCCGCCGAAGACCAGATCACCCTCGGAGCCGTACAGGACCTACGCACCTTCGCCGTCCGGAGCGCCCCGGACCGCGACGCGGACGGCGTGCTGGACGATCCCTTCGGCCATCTCGTCGCCGAGGGCGACCGCTGGTACGCGCCCATCTCCGGCCAGGAGGGCGCCGCCCAAATGATCACCTGGTTCGGCCCCTGCGATAACGCCCCCGGCGACAACCTCCTCCTCGAAATCCCGCATCCCGCCGCCACGGGAGAAGTCCTTGTCATCGCCATTTCGCGCGACCTCATCGCCTGCGGCGAGCAGGGCCTCCTCCTCGTCAAACTGGCGGACGACATGCGGACCCTCATCGGACCCAACGCCACCGGCCACCTGCCCGCCGCGCCGGCAAACAAGCTCGACACCGCGCCCTACTTCGCCATCGCGCTCGCGGCAAGCCAGGACGGCGGCATAACCTTCGCCCCCATTTCCGCCGCCGCCCTCCAGGCCCGCCCCATAAGCGTCTCGCTACGCGGTGTCGGCGGGGCCGTCGCGACGGCGCGATTCGCCGCCTACCCGGCCCAGCTCGCCCTCGGCATCGAAGGCAACATGCTCCTCCGCGCCACCGAAGCCGCCTGGTCCGCAGACGGCATCTCCGGCCTGCTCGCTGTAAACGGCGCCCTCAACGCCACCCTCGCCCGCGGCGCCATCCTCACCATGGTCGCGCCCGAAGGCTCAGAGCCCATCAAGGAAGACGGCATGGCCTGCGCCCCCGCCGCCCACCCCGGAGCCAGCCCCCTCGCCGAACTCGCCCTCATCGCCGCCCTCATCGCAACCCTCCTCGGCCTCACCCGTCTCACCAGGAGCCCCCGCCCAAACCACTGA
- a CDS encoding lysophospholipase: MATHSVHEWKPEGPPRAGLLIAHGYAEHGGRYGALAAALNGAGVYVRAYDQRGHGRSGGRRGQLPAFDTLVGDLSAQLDAARGAEGAMPWFLLGHSMGGLVAAHFLAVSAPPVAGAILSSPFLALPDDVPGWKRRFSGVLGRALPWLPVARLETAALSRDPAAVSAYEGDPLVYHGPVRAGAGLVLLEGVRRSAGLGRRVGAPLLLLHGTADRIAPVRGSDGFFAGVAPGRGTYLREEGGYHELFHDVCGERMVCAVVGWVEARLGL; this comes from the coding sequence ATGGCCACGCATTCTGTACATGAATGGAAGCCCGAGGGCCCGCCGCGCGCTGGGCTGCTGATCGCGCATGGGTACGCGGAGCACGGGGGGCGTTATGGGGCGCTGGCGGCGGCGCTGAACGGGGCCGGGGTGTATGTGCGGGCGTATGATCAGCGGGGGCACGGGCGCAGCGGCGGGCGGCGCGGTCAGCTGCCGGCGTTCGACACGCTGGTGGGAGATTTGTCGGCGCAGCTGGACGCGGCGCGGGGGGCGGAGGGTGCGATGCCGTGGTTTCTGCTGGGGCATAGTATGGGCGGGTTGGTGGCGGCGCATTTTCTGGCGGTGTCGGCTCCGCCGGTGGCCGGGGCGATCCTTTCGAGCCCGTTTCTGGCGTTGCCGGACGATGTGCCGGGGTGGAAGCGGCGTTTTTCGGGGGTGCTGGGGCGTGCGTTGCCGTGGCTGCCGGTGGCGCGGCTGGAGACGGCGGCGCTTTCGCGGGATCCGGCGGCGGTATCGGCGTATGAGGGTGATCCGCTGGTGTATCACGGTCCGGTGCGGGCTGGCGCGGGTTTGGTGCTGCTGGAGGGGGTGCGGCGGAGCGCCGGGCTTGGGCGGCGGGTTGGCGCGCCGCTGTTGTTGCTGCATGGGACTGCGGACCGGATTGCGCCGGTGCGGGGGAGCGATGGTTTCTTTGCGGGGGTGGCTCCGGGGCGGGGGACGTATCTCCGGGAGGAGGGTGGCTACCACGAGCTGTTTCATGATGTGTGCGGGGAACGGATGGTGTGTGCGGTGGTGGGGTGGGTGGAGGCGCGGTTGGGGTTGTGA